TTTCAAAAGTTCAGGTTTTCACTCCATTATCTAATTTACTGCAGTTTTGTTATGGTGTCTCCATAAGTAGacttcagaaaaaaataaaaacctcaTAATATATCGTGTACTACATCCAATGAAATCTTCTAAGAAACacccctttttttaaaaaaagctacgAAATGGTTCCTGTTCTCTCTTTTTATGTATCCACCCTCagtgttaaaaaatgttaacataAGTCTTAGGTTATTTAGACAGAGAACACGATGTCAAAATATAGACATCTCGTGTTTGGCGAAACTTTGAAATTAAATGCTGACCCAACCTCAAGCTTAAATCTCTTGTCTCATAATACCAAAAGACACAAAGGCACTTGAATCTAGGTTGGAATTTCTCAGTTCTTAACCTCCAAGTTTGACGTGTGTTTTTTTCGATAAAAGTAGCGACAGGGATAAATATTGTGACAGTACTGGTATTACCTGGAATCTCCACACCGTACACGACAACATCCATCATGTTTAAAATCCGACTAATGGCGGCTTCTACTTCTGCCGTGCCGACGTTCTCTCCTTTCCATCGAAAAGTATCTCCACCGCGGTCTTGAAAGTAAAAATAACCAAACTCGTCTTGCACTAGAATATCACCAGAACGAAAGGCGGAATCCCCCTTATTGAAAATATCGCTAACAATCTTTTTATCGGTCGATTCTTTGTCCACGTAACCATCAAATTGATGCACAGGATCATCTACGAAGGAAAATTAATCGAGATGTAATAGTGTTCATTCAGATCAACCTAGTTTCCAATGCTGCTTTTCACTCATTTCTTAGTATAAGAAAGGCGGAAATGGAGTTACCGCGCCAACCCTATCAGAAAAACCAAACGAAGTTGTAAGGACGATGAATGAACTCGGTTAATATCAAATGAAAAGTTAATTATTTTGTTAGAATTAAGCACTCTAATCATATTGTGTGTTTAATTAGCTTCGTATCAAAAACGCCATTTTGAATTTGTAGAAACGCCGGTAAACGAGAAATTGCAACTATATTATAATGCTCGCTGCACGTCTGTCTTTCTGTCTGCCTGTTCCCGCGGATTTTTTCATGGTTTAAATATGGCTAGTCGGTTGCCCGTTAATAAATCCACGGGTGCACTCAACCTtttttatatcacatttcgtgtgcTCGTAAATGCTTTAAAATGCGCAAAGACAGAATGTAAGTATTATTATAgaagacataaaaaaattatttaaattacgcATATATCCATCCATTCTGTTCTGCAAATTATATGTTAGTAACATGCAGATTAATTTAATGGAATGGAATATTTCTAATCACCTGGGTACTCACTTCGAACTTTTCCTACCAACTCTCCGGCTTCACCTGGCTCACACGCGATCGCCATTCCGTTGTCATCTCTTTGTATATCTCCAGTCATGCGATCAACTTTTATCAAGCGTATTGGATAGAATCCAGGTGCAATGACCGAATTGAATCCAACAGCGCCTTCTTTGTTGTCGATGTTTATCATATTCGCATTAcctgaatttatttatttactattatttacccaggatagcctctttagATTTTACTGGTGCTACTATGATAAGAGTCATGCAATAGGGAGCATTTCAAGCtacaaaatttgcgaaatcaTAACAATTGTTTAACCGTACAACATCTTAAGATATCAATCTATGAGCTGAGCAAAAAGAATCGATCAACAGTTTTGGAATGAATCGATCTTTCCGCAATGAAAGCGAACATTAGGCTTCCAAAACGATGGTTGTTAACTTTTGTAAGACAAGAAATCCATTTTTAAGTATATAccttaaaaatagtttttaatcCAAAAGTAGTTTCCAACTATTACCTTCTGTAGATGCGTAACATTCACCAATTACAGCAATTCCAAATCGGTTTTTGAATTCGGACCATATCTGTGGTCTCAACCCATTGCCTATAGCTAATCGAATTCTGTGCGCTCTATCATATTTTGAAGGTGGTTGAGCAAGAAGATAGCGGCATGTTTCTCCGATGTAGTTGAACATCTAAAATTCAAATAGTTACGCTTACATCGGCAAGGTAAGGGAACATCCCACCTTAATACTTACTCCTTATTTCTCTAACATGTCATTTTTTAGATATTCTTTGAAAACCTTGGGTTGCCtaccaaataatattttaatacaaGCATTCAGGTTtaataacagtaaaaaaattaatggtaTAATGTTTTAAGAACACATCTGCGATGCATTTCTtgccaatatttttaaaagggtcgGCGTTTGTTTATAAGAATTTGACTGCgaagtattaaaaaaactgcaatacTTGTAAATAGccgcaaaaaatgttttaaataatcACCTGAATACTACTACTAAGAATTCTACAGCTTTAGTAGTATTACAGGCCAGCCTTAGTAATAATACTGGCCTGTACTTAAGCCTGTTGAAAGAATTGAGGTGAAAACAACACTTTACTTACGGTGGCACCATGATAAGCACATTCTTGAAAAAATCTGCTAGCTGAAAATTTTTTGGCGATGATCACAGTTGTTCCGCGGTATATCATCATTCCGATTCCTCCCACTCCCCCGTTGGAGTGATAAAGAGGAAGAGCAACATAATTTGTGTCCTGATGAGTAATGTCAAACGAACTTGCCATTCCATTAACCATAAAATAGAACCTACGAAGGAGATATAAGTTTAGTAAATAAGcagtacaaaataaaaatcgtGGGAACTTGGTTTACGCAAAGAGGGAGTGTGTAAATCAAGGATATATCTAGGTCATACGGTGTGAAGGTCCAGAAAACTAACCTTGTATGTCGAATTACTGCTGGTTTTGGAAGTCCTGTTGTTCCAGATGTGTACATATATATCAACTTatctaaataaatacatatacaaatatacaaatatacaaatatacaaatctaccaacaaacaaacaaacaaacaaacaaacaaacaaacaaacaaacaaacaaacaaacaaacaaacaaacaaacaaacaaacaaacaaacaaacaaacaaacaaacaaacaaacaaacaaacaaacaaacaaacaaacaaacaaacattcatTTAAACAAGCAACTTAATAATTTTGACTGCATCATAACCAGATTGATTGATTCCAGATATCCTTTACGTGATGTGCTCTATCCTTGCTCAAACACAACTTACGATTCCCAGGGTGGGCGTCGACTTTCTCTCACGCTATcgacaacagtttttttctattttttatttaacggAACCTTGAAACAGTAGACATTCCACATGTCAAATTTAAGAAGGATGTTGCAGTGATAGTTCATACAGCATACTCGCTTATTCAAACTAATTTTGTTGCATTTGTGGTTGACTTTTAGGCTTTTTTGGACTATGAAATATTAACAATTAATTCAGGACGGCTAGTAATATCTCTCACACCCTATGTATTAAGTCTTCAACGTCACGAAGATCAAATCATATTATTTGCTAAGCACTGGGTTATCGAGGCTGGATCAATGATCAACATTCTTGGTTGTTACTACTACTCGGTTGCCTttgaaaagaataaaaagaaagaggCAAAGTAACACTCACCATAGAAAGAGATTCCTTCCGGTCTCGGTGGATTACTTGTGCACGTTGTCTCGATTAAACCAGGCAAATCTGTCGCGTATTTAATTTTCTCACTCCGGCCGTAACAAAAGAAATCCAGACCATTCAATTCCGTTTGTATTTCACTTAATGCGTctgttgaaataaataaatattataaataataaaagattaTTAAAAGTACGAACAAAGTCTGTTAAGGCGGGGAATATTTTCCATAGGAAAAGTGTAAGACAAAGCGGAGAGGAATTGCCAATTTACAACTTGTTTTCGGAAAATGCAATAATTCGAAGAGGGGGGAGGAATATCAGTTATCTTGCACTAAATACATAGGTCTATTATGTGTTATTCTTTATGACCAGTTCTTGTCCCCAGGGTTCGATTAAAAAGGACAAATGAAGTTCTAGGTACTAGAGAAATCAGAATAGGACTGAGATTCCTAAAATATCAGATTCTATACTTTAAAAATGTTCACTAGAACTGATATTGAAAATGTGTTCATGTGTTAATGTTATTATTTCATCTCGGATGTAAAACAGGGTTAACCGGTTTTGTAACGTCACAACATTGTCATTGATGTTTTTCTCCTGCCAAGTGTAAAAATATGCTGATTCCTATGGAAGCTCTAACTTGACTCATAAGGATCTTTATAGAATATTACTCAGTATTTGTGAATTGCTTCTGAAAACAAAAACTGCGAGCTGGGATAGCTTGAAAAGAAGCAAACAATTGTCACGTAAGTTTGTGATgagtattttttgtttgaacaATCGAGTCAAAACAAGGTAGAAATGTCAGACTTAATGTTTAGCCACAAAACAATTTTTCCTTCTCAAGAACTAGTAATTCTTTCAGTTTCACACTTAATTTTGACATAAGACAGTTTTTACCCCCTATCGAACACAATCTTAAAATTTTCCCAGATATACGTCGCGTGCCATTGCTCTACCATGGTTGCTTTCCATATAAATGAATTTGCCACTTATGCATGACTACCAATAATAGCTATATTAACATTTAAAAGCAAAGCAGAGAAATCTTATATACAGCTTGGTGTGTACAAATGGAATGCGCAACTGCAAAATGCTCACCTTCTTAGGCTTTAAGCGAAGAAACTTCATGGTACTTAGTTCcacaaaatattaaattgaCAGAATCAGGCTCCTCAAATTGTCCTTTTCCTTAAGGTTTCGCTTTTTTACAATCACGTTTTAAAGAAAGCGTTGTATAGATGTTTGTGGTGTAAAATTTTACCTAATGGTAGCCTAAAGTAAATCAGCTATCACCCAGTGAGAATAGTTACGTTACAGTCTCATCGAAATGGTCGAAGAAATATCAACGCgtacaatattttaaaataaaaatttaaccaCTCCAGTCGCGTGATTACCTTAATAGACTATTTTTAGGCTTTTATGTCGATGACATAAAATTAAGTATTATAAAGTTGAATTcacatatatattattatactcAGTTCTAGGCagaaaaatacgttttttaaaaagaaaaaaacaaagtttcaaCAAATTATTTTCGCAAAATTGTCAATAACTCGCAAAATTCGCAAAAAGGTATTCCCGCCAAAAATAATTTCCCTTATTAAGGTAATCACTTAAGGGAGTAAGTAAATCTTTTAGATCATTGAACAAAAAATGTGCataaataatgctgacatcagcaaaacatCATACCTTCTGTGGAATTGCTAAAAATGACGGCTTTAGCATTTGCAACGGATATGCAGTACAGAAGGCTGTCtcgttttaaattataatttacaaGCGACGTGATCACCCCAAGTTTAGAAAGACCCAACCAAAACGCCACATATTCTGGTCTATTTTCCATGAACAGAACGACCACGTCTCCCTGTCTGTAGCCGGAGTCATAGAAAATATTTCCAATTCTATTAACTAAGTCTCTGAGTTCGGCAAACGTATATTTGACATCATCATAAGCTGAAACCACAGCTAATTTATTCGGTCTTTTTGAGCAGGTGGAATCGAAAATATCCGATGTAAGTTGATCGTGTTTGATTGCTTTTCTAATCCCCTTCTCTAATCCCGCTACGATTCTCACAAacctaaataaataaacaaataaaaaaagcgcgaatacaaaaatattaagactTTCTTATCAATATCTCATATAATTTTCCAGAAGAAAGAATTATTGATAGAAACGGCAACACTCTAATGTGACCATGGCCACGACTATTGCCGGTTCACACATGCTATACATTTAGATCCGGCCATTTAAGTGGTGACGTTGTAgaattgatttttaatttgactttggTAAAATCATACTAATCAAAAAACTggctcttaaaaatttagaaaataaaattaaaagtaaaatagtATGTTGTATAGCAAAAATGTATACGTTGTCACGTGACTGATGTTACTTATTCTTTCGTCACTAATGTATgcaaccttgtttccagggcAAGGAAGATGTAGCTAACTATGTTATCGTATTGTGTCAAAGAATCTAAAAGGAAAGACTGAATATCTAAGCAGACTAGTCTTATAAGAAAATGATATAAAACTttcgaaattaagaaaaaaagaagaaaaaattgtaaGCCAATGATGTTAGTGTATTTAAACAAAGTTAACCAATCAGATTGTGTAATTGCTTACCTTAAATCTCGTTTGAGCGTTCTTTTGTATACACTCCAACGATGACAGCAGCCACAAGACATGTTGAATGTTTATACCAAACACCAATCAAAATTATCCACTTAACTGAATACACTCGCAACTtcgaattttacaaaaaacgGACTTAAAATACTCCAAATAAGTTGTCTTGTTTAACATTATTATTTACCGTAAAGTCACTAACAAAAATAGGcaagacaatttttttataacacaTCGTGATGAGCTCTTTAGTTTTCAAGGTAGAAAGTCTGCGCCATCATTAAAGTTATAGCTACACTGTGTAGTCAGTAAATACTGCTCTCCACCACAGAGCCCGTAGAGAAATTATCCCTCTAACATAATAACGCTTTAACAGGGTTGTTTGAAATATAATTCAAGTTTGAAGAacaccttttttgtttttgtttccgaAAATATACcttaaaagtaatttaaaaaaaagatgccTTC
Above is a window of Hydractinia symbiolongicarpus strain clone_291-10 chromosome 3, HSymV2.1, whole genome shotgun sequence DNA encoding:
- the LOC130636381 gene encoding long-chain fatty acid transport protein 1-like isoform X1 — translated: MSCGCCHRWSVYKRTLKRDLRFVRIVAGLEKGIRKAIKHDQLTSDIFDSTCSKRPNKLAVVSAYDDVKYTFAELRDLVNRIGNIFYDSGYRQGDVVVLFMENRPEYVAFWLGLSKLGVITSLVNYNLKRDSLLYCISVANAKAVIFSNSTEDALSEIQTELNGLDFFCYGRSEKIKYATDLPGLIETTCTSNPPRPEGISFYDKLIYMYTSGTTGLPKPAVIRHTRFYFMVNGMASSFDITHQDTNYVALPLYHSNGGVGGIGMMIYRGTTVIIAKKFSASRFFQECAYHGATMFNYIGETCRYLLAQPPSKYDRAHRIRLAIGNGLRPQIWSEFKNRFGIAVIGECYASTEGNANMINIDNKEGAVGFNSVIAPGFYPIRLIKVDRMTGDIQRDDNGMAIACEPGEAGELVGKVRSEYPDDPVHQFDGYVDKESTDKKIVSDIFNKGDSAFRSGDILVQDEFGYFYFQDRGGDTFRWKGENVGTAEVEAAISRILNMMDVVVYGVEIPGIEGRAGMACIGDPDYRVDLNYLRCELLNRVPNYARPQFVRLSSDHIEQTETFKYKKVKLREEGFDPRKVIDDRLYYNNQRTGKYEVLDILAYQRIIDHNIRF
- the LOC130636381 gene encoding long-chain fatty acid transport protein 1-like isoform X2, coding for MSCGCCHRWSVYKRTLKRDLRFVRIVAGLEKGIRKAIKHDQLTSDIFDSTCSKRPNKLAVVSAYDDVKYTFAELRDLVNRIGNIFYDSGYRQGDVVVLFMENRPEYVAFWLGLSKLGVITSLVNYNLKRDSLLYCISVANAKAVIFSNSTEDALSEIQTELNGLDFFCYGRSEKIKYATDLPGLIETTCTSNPPRPEGISFYDKLIYMYTSGTTGLPKPAVIRHTRFYFMVNGMASSFDITHQDTNYVALPLYHSNGGVGGIGMMIYRGTTVIIAKKFSASRFFQECAYHGATMFNYIGETCRYLLAQPPSKYDRAHRIRLAIGNGLRPQIWSEFKNRFGIAVIGECYASTEGNANMINIDNKEGAVGFNSVIAPGFYPIRLIKVDRMTGDIQRDDNGMAIACEPGEAGELVGKVRNDPVHQFDGYVDKESTDKKIVSDIFNKGDSAFRSGDILVQDEFGYFYFQDRGGDTFRWKGENVGTAEVEAAISRILNMMDVVVYGVEIPGIEGRAGMACIGDPDYRVDLNYLRCELLNRVPNYARPQFVRLSSDHIEQTETFKYKKVKLREEGFDPRKVIDDRLYYNNQRTGKYEVLDILAYQRIIDHNIRF